The Sulfurihydrogenibium sp. YO3AOP1 genome has a window encoding:
- a CDS encoding FAD/NAD(P)-binding oxidoreductase, with amino-acid sequence MPKNKLNVSRRDFLVGTAALSASTLINFQTSAYAKEERPSLASKKARVVIIGGGYGGISAAISLRKHNKDVDILLIEKNEFFVSCPMSNLYIGDIMEYSKLCYPYNNLTVKHNIKVLHEEVDNVDLDKKVIYTNKSKIEYDFLVLSPGIDYDIKEGQKEMLLYYPPAFKPGGEHLYLKKLLSEFEGGDVVMTVPSYPYRCPPAPYERAALVLNYLKRRNLKAKLYFIDENERPIINSEGFMNAYYELYKGYAEYITGTTIKDIDYMKKVIKTSNGEFKFDIANIIPPMKASSLIEKIGLLEKGQKWVEVDTFTFETKVPNVFVIGDSARSFLPKSGFGANTQGKAVANIINERLTGKKYKQEELLMVVCYSMVSDKEAVMSETSFKLNLETKTVTPIHREDNIRKEVNVKRYYEWAKGLWREMFG; translated from the coding sequence ATGCCAAAGAACAAATTAAATGTTAGTAGAAGAGATTTTTTAGTTGGGACAGCTGCATTATCAGCATCAACGTTAATTAACTTTCAAACTTCAGCCTATGCAAAAGAGGAAAGACCAAGCTTAGCATCTAAAAAGGCAAGGGTAGTTATCATAGGTGGTGGGTATGGAGGAATAAGTGCTGCCATATCTTTGAGAAAGCATAATAAAGATGTGGATATATTACTCATTGAAAAAAATGAGTTTTTTGTTTCCTGTCCGATGAGTAATCTGTATATTGGAGATATTATGGAGTATTCAAAGCTATGTTATCCATACAATAACCTAACTGTTAAGCACAACATAAAAGTTTTACATGAAGAAGTTGATAATGTAGACTTAGATAAAAAAGTTATTTATACAAACAAAAGCAAAATTGAGTATGACTTTTTAGTATTATCTCCGGGTATTGATTATGATATAAAAGAAGGTCAGAAAGAGATGCTTCTTTACTATCCACCAGCATTTAAACCGGGCGGAGAACATCTGTATCTAAAAAAACTTTTAAGTGAGTTTGAAGGTGGAGATGTTGTGATGACCGTACCATCCTATCCTTACAGATGTCCACCAGCACCGTATGAAAGGGCAGCATTAGTATTAAACTATCTAAAAAGAAGAAATCTAAAAGCAAAGCTGTACTTTATAGATGAAAACGAAAGACCAATAATTAATTCAGAAGGATTCATGAATGCATATTATGAGCTGTACAAAGGATATGCTGAGTATATAACAGGAACAACAATAAAAGATATAGATTATATGAAAAAAGTAATAAAAACTTCTAACGGAGAGTTTAAATTTGATATAGCGAACATCATTCCACCGATGAAAGCATCAAGCTTGATTGAAAAGATAGGTCTCTTAGAAAAAGGTCAAAAATGGGTTGAGGTAGATACTTTTACATTTGAGACAAAAGTTCCTAATGTGTTTGTAATAGGAGATTCTGCAAGGTCTTTTCTTCCAAAGTCTGGATTTGGTGCTAACACGCAAGGAAAAGCCGTTGCAAACATAATAAATGAAAGGCTTACAGGAAAGAAATACAAGCAAGAAGAGCTTTTAATGGTTGTTTGTTATTCTATGGTCAGCGATAAAGAAGCTGTGATGTCTGAAACTTCATTTAAATTAAACTTAGAAACAAAAACAGTTACACCTATTCATAGAGAGGACAATATAAGAAAAGAAGTTAATGTTAAAAGATACTATGAATGGGCAAAAGGACTATGGAGAGAGATGTTCGGATAA
- the soxB gene encoding thiosulfohydrolase SoxB, producing MNISRRELFHLAAIAGLSLAAEDVFAKLNDLNPEKLFDFKPVGNVTLLHICDLHAHIKPLYWREPSTLISARELIGTPGFLCGKAFLKYYGIKPNTMRAYFDTYIGFEELAKKYGKMGGVAHIATLVKQIKAERGNDKVLFMDSGDTWQGTAIGLFTKGLAVVEAQNALGIDIMVGHWEYTYGKDRVLELVNKHLKAEFISQNVADDMWGELIFKPYTIREVGGVKVAVIGNSFPYTPIANPKEFTEGWTFGIQPERLQKFVDEVRSKGADVVVLLSHDGFTLDQALAKMVNGIDIILSGHTHDPAPKPVIVNNTIIVIAGSHGKYLGRLDLEVKNKKITNFAYKLYPVASNFIKPDKEVQDLVNKLYEPYEKQLSEVIGKTETILYKRDTFYSTFDRVMMDAIKEEADCEIVFNPGYRWGTTLLPGDNITVDDVYSMAAITYPDVYRFELTGAQIKNLLEDVADNVFNSNPLYQQGGDMSRTLGLEYAIKISAPTGQRISDIKVNGKDLDPNRTYVVASWGGNLYKMGKNAKKLRPSYDITIDYINRVKVVNPPLKSNVKILDFDCGCPTSEGKCL from the coding sequence ATGAATATTTCAAGAAGAGAGCTGTTTCATCTTGCTGCAATAGCAGGTCTGTCATTAGCGGCTGAGGATGTTTTTGCAAAATTAAACGATTTAAACCCGGAAAAACTATTTGATTTTAAACCTGTTGGAAACGTTACACTATTACACATATGCGATTTACATGCACACATTAAACCGCTTTACTGGAGAGAGCCATCTACACTAATTTCAGCAAGGGAGCTAATAGGAACTCCTGGATTTTTATGTGGCAAGGCATTCTTAAAATACTACGGTATAAAGCCAAATACAATGAGAGCTTACTTTGATACTTACATCGGCTTTGAAGAGCTTGCCAAAAAATACGGAAAGATGGGCGGTGTAGCACATATAGCAACCTTGGTTAAACAGATAAAGGCAGAAAGAGGCAATGATAAAGTGTTATTTATGGATTCTGGCGATACATGGCAAGGAACAGCTATTGGATTATTTACAAAAGGTTTAGCGGTAGTTGAGGCACAAAACGCTCTTGGAATTGACATTATGGTTGGTCATTGGGAGTATACATACGGAAAAGACAGAGTCTTAGAGCTTGTAAACAAGCATCTCAAAGCAGAGTTTATATCTCAAAACGTAGCAGATGATATGTGGGGCGAGTTAATCTTTAAACCATACACAATCAGAGAAGTTGGCGGTGTAAAAGTTGCAGTCATTGGAAACTCTTTCCCTTATACGCCAATAGCAAACCCTAAGGAGTTTACAGAAGGCTGGACATTTGGAATTCAGCCAGAGAGACTTCAAAAGTTTGTTGACGAAGTAAGAAGTAAAGGAGCTGATGTGGTAGTTTTACTATCTCACGATGGATTTACATTAGACCAAGCTCTTGCAAAAATGGTAAACGGAATTGATATTATCCTTTCCGGACACACCCACGACCCAGCACCAAAACCAGTGATAGTAAACAATACAATCATAGTCATTGCAGGAAGCCATGGAAAATATCTTGGAAGGTTAGACCTTGAAGTTAAAAATAAAAAGATTACAAACTTTGCGTATAAACTATACCCTGTTGCATCAAACTTTATAAAACCGGATAAAGAAGTCCAAGACCTTGTAAATAAGCTATATGAACCATATGAAAAACAGCTTTCTGAAGTTATAGGAAAAACAGAAACAATACTCTACAAAAGAGATACATTCTATTCAACTTTTGACAGAGTAATGATGGATGCAATCAAAGAAGAAGCAGATTGTGAAATAGTATTCAACCCGGGCTACAGATGGGGAACAACACTTCTACCCGGAGATAACATTACAGTAGATGATGTTTACAGTATGGCTGCGATAACATACCCTGATGTTTACAGATTTGAGCTAACAGGAGCTCAGATTAAAAATCTATTAGAAGATGTAGCAGACAACGTATTTAACTCAAATCCACTTTACCAACAAGGCGGAGATATGAGCAGAACTCTTGGTCTTGAATATGCCATAAAAATCTCCGCACCAACAGGACAAAGAATTTCAGACATAAAAGTTAACGGAAAAGACCTTGACCCTAACAGAACTTATGTAGTAGCATCTTGGGGTGGAAATCTATACAAAATGGGCAAAAATGCTAAAAAATTAAGACCATCTTATGACATTACTATTGATTACATTAACAGAGTAAAAGTAGTTAATCCGCCATTAAAATCAAACGTAAAAATCTTAGATTTTGACTGTGGATGCCCAACATCTGAAGGAAAATGTTTGTAG
- the soxA gene encoding sulfur oxidation c-type cytochrome SoxA, producing the protein MKLKGKLLLFGALVLASAFGINKAISQEAGQAISEEDLALYKTGINPGEVFAQEVGGKLFNTPMGKSNKSCASCHSEEKLKKAVGTYPKYNEKLNAVISLQQRIQMCQKLNQGVENPFPLKSEENTALLTYLKYIASGEKINVDTSSNPVVKAYYDYGKYVFELKRGKRNLSCQACHEYAAGLVLRMQKLNPLGHEFNGIKGTTAAAHWPGYRMTQSKVVTIEQRFQQCMSQASMKILPLGSKEMVALELYVTSLANGATIEAPGLVR; encoded by the coding sequence ATGAAATTAAAGGGTAAACTATTGCTTTTTGGAGCCTTGGTTTTAGCTTCGGCATTTGGCATAAATAAAGCAATTTCACAAGAAGCTGGGCAAGCTATATCAGAAGAGGATTTAGCATTATATAAAACCGGTATAAATCCGGGAGAAGTTTTTGCTCAGGAAGTTGGCGGAAAGCTGTTTAATACACCTATGGGAAAATCAAATAAATCCTGTGCATCTTGCCACAGTGAAGAAAAACTTAAAAAAGCTGTTGGAACTTATCCAAAATACAACGAAAAATTAAACGCTGTAATATCACTACAGCAAAGAATTCAGATGTGTCAAAAGCTAAATCAAGGCGTTGAAAACCCTTTCCCACTTAAAAGTGAAGAAAACACTGCATTACTTACATATTTAAAGTATATAGCATCTGGAGAAAAAATTAACGTAGATACATCATCCAATCCTGTTGTTAAAGCGTACTATGATTACGGAAAGTATGTGTTTGAATTAAAAAGAGGAAAAAGAAATCTATCATGCCAAGCCTGTCATGAGTATGCTGCTGGATTGGTTTTGAGAATGCAGAAATTAAATCCTCTTGGACATGAATTTAATGGAATAAAAGGAACAACAGCTGCTGCCCATTGGCCGGGTTATAGAATGACACAAAGTAAAGTTGTAACAATAGAACAAAGATTTCAACAATGTATGAGTCAAGCAAGTATGAAAATTCTGCCTCTTGGTTCAAAAGAGATGGTAGCATTAGAGCTTTATGTAACATCATTAGCAAATGGAGCAACTATAGAAGCACCAGGACTTGTTAGATAA
- the soxX gene encoding sulfur oxidation c-type cytochrome SoxX yields the protein MKLKKFLTITGLKKFLTITGLVGLTAIGAYALTLQEAGIENPEGKSVMLKDVPPEPRLYAIPPECNLKDKESLKKLAEKGKEVFNTVAKGNCVACHCAKDTKGCGNIGPDLTGYKNGLFKAPNYRGEEKTVDWLYQKIADGRILIPKDLENIPYFHIMTVQITTGQLTYEEVCQLTAYVLSQE from the coding sequence ATGAAGCTTAAAAAGTTTTTAACAATCACTGGACTTAAAAAGTTTTTAACAATCACTGGATTGGTTGGGCTTACTGCAATTGGTGCGTATGCCTTAACTTTACAAGAAGCAGGAATAGAAAATCCAGAAGGCAAATCTGTAATGCTAAAAGATGTTCCCCCAGAACCAAGATTGTATGCAATTCCTCCTGAATGTAATTTAAAAGATAAAGAATCTTTAAAGAAATTGGCTGAAAAAGGAAAAGAAGTTTTTAATACAGTTGCAAAAGGAAACTGCGTTGCTTGTCATTGTGCTAAGGATACAAAAGGATGTGGAAACATAGGGCCAGATTTAACAGGTTATAAAAACGGACTTTTTAAAGCTCCGAATTATAGAGGAGAGGAAAAAACCGTAGATTGGCTATATCAAAAAATCGCTGATGGAAGAATATTGATTCCTAAGGATTTAGAAAATATTCCATACTTTCATATAATGACAGTTCAAATTACAACAGGACAGCTAACATACGAAGAAGTTTGCCAGTTAACAGCATATGTACTAAGTCAGGAGTAA
- the soxZ gene encoding thiosulfate oxidation carrier complex protein SoxZ encodes MPRTAMVKIDPKDYKKDDLIKVNTVIMHPMDTGLVKDKESGKYIAANYITDVEVYYGNEKITTMKLSGSVSVNPFISFYVKATKTAPLKIIWKDNKGDVTEKVIDINVG; translated from the coding sequence ATGCCAAGAACAGCAATGGTAAAAATAGACCCAAAAGATTACAAAAAAGATGACTTAATCAAAGTTAATACAGTTATAATGCACCCAATGGACACAGGTTTAGTAAAAGACAAAGAATCTGGAAAGTATATCGCAGCTAACTACATTACAGACGTAGAAGTATATTATGGAAATGAAAAAATCACTACCATGAAACTTTCTGGTTCTGTAAGTGTAAATCCATTTATCTCTTTCTATGTAAAAGCTACCAAAACTGCACCTTTAAAAATCATTTGGAAAGATAACAAAGGAGACGTTACAGAAAAAGTAATCGACATAAACGTAGGATAA
- a CDS encoding DUF255 domain-containing protein, which translates to MKLKSFILIFILTVFGISNAEINWVPLDKAFEIAKKENKLVFVYIYSPSCHYCDIMDFKVFDSRKVEDMLNRQFVPVKLRKCSKEGIEFRKKYGFVGTPMFYFLEPDGKKIKAIFGAWEEKDFVKILEYFSSGSYKTMDMNEFFMKTN; encoded by the coding sequence ATGAAGCTTAAAAGTTTTATTTTGATATTTATATTAACTGTGTTTGGTATTTCAAATGCAGAAATAAACTGGGTCCCTCTTGATAAAGCTTTTGAAATAGCAAAAAAAGAGAATAAGCTTGTTTTTGTGTATATTTACTCACCATCTTGTCATTACTGCGATATAATGGATTTTAAAGTATTTGACAGTAGAAAAGTTGAAGATATGTTAAATAGGCAGTTTGTTCCTGTAAAATTAAGAAAATGCAGTAAAGAAGGCATAGAGTTTAGAAAAAAATACGGATTTGTAGGAACGCCGATGTTTTATTTCTTAGAACCAGACGGAAAGAAGATTAAAGCAATCTTTGGAGCCTGGGAAGAAAAAGATTTTGTTAAAATTTTAGAGTATTTCTCATCCGGAAGTTATAAAACGATGGATATGAACGAATTTTTTATGAAAACAAATTAG
- a CDS encoding Rieske 2Fe-2S domain-containing protein, translating to MDRRTLLKTCSVIAIEMMVNPSIFNKLLAQEKELYKAYQKTMLVKENGQPFSTSDIQPNTALLFFYPYASTPCYLINTGSEIKPAKIKLNNGKEYEFKGGIGKNKSIVAYSAICPHQWAYPTKDFSLINYYPPTEKSQATGRSGVIQCCAHMSVYDINKGGQVLEGPAEYPLAAIELIEENDIIYAAGVIGPDQFGEFFDMYKSDLIAQYGNIRKAKETPDKTIVMEVGKYAKEQIKC from the coding sequence ATGGATAGAAGGACGCTTTTAAAAACATGTTCTGTTATTGCAATAGAGATGATGGTTAATCCATCTATTTTTAATAAGCTTCTTGCCCAAGAAAAAGAGCTTTATAAAGCATACCAAAAAACAATGCTCGTAAAAGAAAACGGTCAACCTTTTAGTACATCTGATATTCAGCCAAATACCGCTCTTTTATTCTTTTATCCCTATGCTTCTACTCCTTGCTATTTAATCAATACTGGGTCAGAAATTAAGCCTGCTAAAATTAAGCTAAACAATGGAAAAGAATACGAATTCAAAGGTGGAATAGGTAAAAATAAAAGCATTGTAGCTTACAGTGCAATATGTCCTCACCAATGGGCTTATCCAACTAAAGATTTCTCATTAATTAATTACTATCCACCAACAGAAAAATCACAAGCAACTGGAAGAAGTGGAGTAATCCAATGCTGTGCTCACATGTCTGTATACGATATTAATAAAGGGGGTCAGGTGTTAGAAGGACCGGCAGAATATCCGCTTGCTGCAATAGAACTTATAGAAGAAAATGATATAATTTATGCCGCTGGTGTGATTGGACCAGACCAATTTGGAGAGTTTTTTGATATGTATAAATCAGACCTTATTGCACAGTATGGAAATATTAGAAAGGCAAAAGAGACTCCAGATAAAACCATAGTTATGGAGGTTGGGAAGTATGCCAAAGAACAAATTAAATGTTAG
- the soxY gene encoding thiosulfate oxidation carrier protein SoxY: MNRRELLKGAALAVSSLTFGSSLLSNVFAVELADAPPPKKPYEEALKEITGGKTVADSDKVKLIAPEIAENGAVVPVTVEVELPIEQIKAIHILADKNHNARTMSVEFTPANGKAYISTRIRLAESMNVVAIAQLADGSFIKAQKPVKVTIGGCG, from the coding sequence ATGAACAGAAGAGAGCTTTTAAAAGGAGCAGCGTTGGCTGTTTCCAGTCTAACGTTCGGCAGCTCATTGTTATCTAATGTCTTTGCTGTTGAGCTTGCAGACGCACCACCACCAAAAAAACCTTATGAAGAAGCATTAAAAGAAATTACCGGCGGAAAAACAGTTGCTGATTCAGACAAAGTAAAGCTTATTGCTCCGGAGATTGCAGAAAACGGGGCTGTTGTACCGGTTACTGTAGAAGTAGAACTACCAATAGAGCAGATTAAAGCAATTCATATTTTAGCAGATAAAAACCATAATGCTCGTACGATGAGCGTTGAGTTTACTCCGGCTAACGGAAAGGCTTACATCTCGACAAGAATAAGACTTGCAGAATCTATGAACGTTGTCGCAATAGCACAACTTGCAGATGGTAGCTTCATTAAAGCACAGAAGCCTGTAAAAGTTACAATAGGCGGATGTGGATAA
- a CDS encoding DUF302 domain-containing protein, translating into MKKLILVMLVGLIASCGGVIKDVSFETGDYLGTGYDDKPQKKVSLSKSEKKTEAKTEAKTEKKSFLESLASAVVTDSEDEEMSDIYERTTKMSYEELDLALRTELENHNFKIVHVLNITKGVEEQGNKDFWKHMHIYLVCKLSQCSKIMKHNPQLASQFPFKVYTYEKDGKMVVGTFKPSTAIKYMGNLDADAIKALKELDLELKKIIDNIAGQ; encoded by the coding sequence ATGAAAAAATTAATCTTAGTGATGTTGGTTGGTTTGATTGCTTCTTGTGGAGGAGTCATTAAAGATGTCTCTTTTGAAACAGGAGACTACTTAGGAACTGGTTATGATGACAAACCACAAAAGAAAGTAAGCTTAAGCAAATCTGAGAAAAAAACGGAAGCAAAAACAGAAGCAAAAACAGAGAAAAAGTCTTTTTTAGAATCTCTTGCCAGTGCAGTAGTGACAGACTCTGAAGATGAAGAAATGTCTGATATTTATGAGAGAACAACAAAAATGTCTTATGAAGAGCTTGATTTAGCATTAAGAACAGAGCTTGAAAATCATAACTTTAAAATCGTCCATGTTTTAAACATCACAAAAGGCGTAGAAGAGCAAGGAAATAAAGACTTTTGGAAGCATATGCATATCTACCTTGTATGCAAGCTTTCTCAGTGTTCAAAAATTATGAAGCATAATCCACAGCTTGCATCCCAGTTTCCTTTTAAAGTTTACACGTATGAAAAAGATGGAAAAATGGTTGTAGGAACGTTTAAACCAAGCACAGCCATTAAATATATGGGCAATTTAGACGCAGATGCAATTAAAGCATTAAAAGAGCTTGATTTAGAGCTTAAAAAAATAATTGATAACATAGCCGGTCAATAA